Genomic DNA from Hordeum vulgare subsp. vulgare chromosome 2H, MorexV3_pseudomolecules_assembly, whole genome shotgun sequence:
ttgccacggcagcccgaccacatacctccacggttttacctctagatcgcgtttctgcggagctcgggcggagccctgctgagattagatcaccaccaacctccggagcgccgtcacgctgccggagaaatcatctacctctccgtctctcttgctggatcaagaaggccgagatcatcgtcgagctgtacgtgtgctgaacgcggaggtgccgtccgttcggcactagatcgtgggacggatcgcgggacggttcgtgggacagttcgcggggcggatcgagggacgtgaggacgttccactacatcaaccgcgtttcttaacgcttctgctgtgcgatctacaagggtacgtagatcggaaatcccctctcgtagatggacatcaccatgataggtcctcgtgcgcgtaggaaattttttgtttcccatgcgacgttccccaacaatatataTACCATGAAACTACATTTCATAGTGAAACTAACACTATTGATTCGACTTTGTGAATGTTGATATAtttttctataagtttggtcagagtagagatactttgacttcgataaaaacttatatgcagactaaaaggGATTGAAGGGAGTACAGATTTTAGTTTCagtctttgtttttttttgtgaGGGGTTTTAGTTTCAATCATTAGGCGAACTAGCTCGATTGGAGAGGCAAGAGATTTCTCATGTATGCTCAATTCAATTGATTGCATGCGTTCGTAATGGAAAAATTGCCCCAAAGATTTAAGAGCGATGTACCAAGGTCATACAAAAAAGGCACCATCATACTAGGAGCAATGACATCACATGACTTGTGAATTCGGCATCCTTTCTATGAAATGTCTCGTTCTCACAGCGACATCAATGTACTACATCATCTCGTGTGTTCAGGTGACTTTGTAGTGGGGTATCATAGCTATGCAATTACACTGACAACGATAATGACTACAACATGGGGTACTACCTTGCAGCTGGTATCTATCCTTGGTGGACAACGTTTGCAAAAACCATATCTGATCCCAAGGCAACAAATAAAGCCACTATGCAACAATGCAAGAAGCAGCTAAGAAGGGCCTGGAGAGACCATTTGAAGTGCTCCATTCTTGTTGGGAAATTGTTCGTGGAGTTGCAATGATGTCAGAATCAGAAACTTTATGACAGCTGATGACATCGTGTGTCATTTTGCATAATATGATTATCGAGCATGAGGATGATGGAGTTGCCTAAACTTATGATTTTGACAAGCCTGAAGAACAGGTACTCCCTCCGGCCAtttttactccgcatattagatttgtgtcaagtcaaactttataaagtttgtccaaatttATATTAAAGATGATGaacatctacaataccaaatatatatatgccatgaaacTACATTTCATAGTGAAACTAACACTATTTATTTGACTTTGTCAATGTTCATATATTTTTCTACAAGTTTGATCAGAGTAGAGATATTTTGACTTGGGATAAAACTTAGGGCCTctttgatttgaaggattttGAAAACGCACGAACAGGAAAAATAGAGGGTTGGAGTGGCATGTCCATTTAAACCCTATAGGATTAGGAAGGAGTGTTTGATGCCACAggaaaaaaacaaaggaattgtAAAAAGAGGTTGGAGTGGATGTTTGATTTCCTAtgaaatctatacctaataataaagcggctattgcttccgtcggaaaacccaccgcggtatttttataaaaaagcccctgtaatttttgttattcaacccacgctccatcatttatctgcaacgcaaaaggaaaaaacgattcgctgctaaaattatacccgtacgcaccgCTTcctccgtcgaccctgggccaccctggcctgtgcccaggccgccgccgcggtcgacctcaaccgccaccgctgccgatctcaacccacccgcctccgcggtcgtaactctccccgctcactgcccccgttgcggcgctcgagcgcatcgcgtcgaccctggtccaccttggcctgtgcccaggccgctgccataccactcgtcgccgcggccgacctcaaccaccacagttgtcgatctcaacccacccgccttcgcctccgacctcaaccaccactgttgtcgatctcaacccacccgcctccgcggtcgtacctctgcccgcttgctgcccccgtttcggcgctcgagcacagcttctggatcaaatcaacgcgacagctacagtgactggggatgatgcgtctgctcgatgcagaacggcggcggcgcgcggataaggcgcggcggagcgaagtacttgcaggttgagacgggcctccatggctcacacggggaactccgacgttatggcgcggcaacggcgactccttatggccaaatAGAGGcgtctaacccttgctcccctcatcgtattccctcctccggcaggaactcgtcatctggtgagatcccctccccatgcctccaaccgtgtgccaagcaccgacaataaattttattttgtggggatttgtttgctgatgaatgaaggtattgaatgtaagattgtattgttgtagagacagagaatgctaAACCACCTTCAgtgtgtcatctgatcccacattctctaccccatgagtgaaataagataacagtccattgatcaattcacgtagcctcttcgttttgctttgcttgtcccgctcaatttctcatcatgatggaattaacaatggacgggttgatttttcaacaaaataggataggaccgactacattagttagttagcttattattctaataaatcaaaatgattaaaaaaaattaaaagcatgtggtattttttttccgttgcaacgcacgggcccttttgctagtgtaGTACAAAAGATTCCATagaaaaaattcctattggatccaatcctatgaatcaaaggaCCAATGTAGGAAAAATTCCAAAGGATTTCAATCCTCCAAAAATCCTATAGAATTCCTTTGAATCAAAGGAGCccttatatgcagactaaaaggACCGAAGAGAGTACTGATTTTAGCttcaatctttttctttttacgggggattttagtttcaataattagGCGAATTCAAAGGCATCTTTAATCAGTAGGCGAATTCAGTCCCTGGCTGTGGTTGACACAGCTGTTTTAATTTCATCCTTCCCATCTGAACTTTGCCCAACTGCACTATGGGCCAAGTGAAGGACCCTGAACCGAAACTGAAACCCACCAGCAGGTGTCGGGCATGTGGCTGTTGCATTTGCTGGCTAACAATCAATCAAAAGGACCATTTGCTCTTTAATAATCTCGCTCGCCTCAGCTCAGATCCATCGATAGAAAGCCCTGAACCAACAACAGTTAGCCGTTCAGGTCGGTTGGAGCCGAGATCAAGGCCCCGGGCAAAGTGGCAGTGTCATGTCAGCTTGCCATACAGCACTGACAGCAAAGCCATCCGTCACTGTCAGATGACCAGATCAGACGATAGTGCTGTTAGCACGGGTTTATGGAGGGAGATTCTTGCGTGCAAATGGAGGCATTGAAAGTAATGAAAACCATGGGCTTGATCGAATCACTCACTAATCCTGCCTTACTAGTTACCAGTTGGTTCTTGTTTATGTACACTAATATAATCGAGAGGATCATATTCATTCATACCGATCTCCTAAGCCAAAACAAGAAGGACACTTGATCTACTGACAGCGGCAAAAAAGATTTGGGGGCCAGTGTGATCAATCATTGGCGTGGATGCTGCATGCTGACGAAGGTATCGAGGGGGAATCCGattcgtcgtcgtagttgtcctcatcgtcgtcgtcctcgaagTCGGTGAGGTCGTCGAAGTCCcagaactcctcctccaccacctcctccggcaTCTGCCACCGTTCCTGCGATATCTCCGCCGACTCCAGCAGCTCCAGCACCTGCCGTCAGTCACAGACATGAGTTAAATCAGCGAAGCACAAAATTCAGATCCATGcagtttctcaaaaaaattaggatAGCAACTCAGTTACTGAATGTGCACTCCAAGCTTTGGTCAAGCTGAAGCATATTTGACAGTCGTGTGGTCTAACGAGAGTATCTGCCAAGTGGTTGTTTATGTGTCAGTGGTGTGTGATGCAATGCATCAGTGAATGATGATAAACTAATCCATGATTGGACATGGGTTGGAGCAGACCGGGTCTTGTATAAGCCCAATTGTGGGGTGGCATGTTTTGTTGGTTTGCGTCGAGATTTATCTTCTCGAGCTGTCCTGTGTCCCCAACCCCCCTCCCCTCGGCCTTCCCGTGAGTCAGTCGTAGAAGCAACAGAGCATCCTATGCTGCAAGCAATGCCACCATTATCAAAGAAACCGGCCATTTTTGGGAGCTGGGATGCGGCCAGAAGGACCAGAAGACCCCTTGTCGCCTTCCAAAGCCAGAGTAAAATAGCCAGATCGCTCTCTTGATTGCCCTAACCTTCATTCCCCACCCACTCACTAACAGGCTCACAGCAAAAGATTCAATGCCAAAGGAGTTCTCCTTGTAGCTTCCATAATTAGGCACTGTCCACTGCTCAACCTCTAACCGTCGAAGTTGAGAGCACAGCAGAGGATTGTAGCTCCCGTGGCCGCTTGGAGACAGACTTTTCCAGCTAGGATATAAGTACTGATTGGCTCACCATCACCAGGCCAGCCATCCTCCATCATGTATGCAGCAGCATTATTATGCAGTGCCTCTGATTTTTCGTATATACTGCACTGCTACGTACTAGTATTTGTGATCCTAGTTGGTTTGGTGTGATGCCAAGCGGACGAAGCCAAGCTAGTCGGCGAAATCACTACGTACTGGTCGGCAGATGCGTCTCTGCGAGTGAGCTTAAACTAAGCTACTAGAGCCCAAGGCGTGCTGTGGCAACTGACACAACGTAAACGTGGCAGTATTTAACAACCATGTAAGCGACCCTGACGGACATGCTACCACAACTACGACAGGTGCAAGCCGTATATGCATAGCAGGCTGGTCTCAATTGGGCTCTGCTTGATTGGGCGAAGAATATACAGATTAGTTTTGTGTAGATGTTATTGTGTTTCAGATAGGGAGATTATTCTCGTGCGAGATGGCTACCTGGCACCGGACAGAGATAAAGTAATGGACTAATGGTGACCTGCAGTTCAGTATGGCTATGGCTTGACCTGCAGTGCAGATCAGTACGTACGTACATTATTAAGAAGACGGTGTCTCTTGGACTAGATCCTTCCAGCAGTTTAAGCAGCAGCTGTTGCCTAATGATTCATCCATGCCGGTATTATTTTCTTGCCGCATTTATGCTGCGATTTTCTGGTGCACGCCATTGTATGATACTAGTACGACATAGCTGGTGAACCTACCGTTCAGACCCTGTAGCCTGTAAGAAATTAATCGGCTAACGTTTTCATTCTATTTGGTTGGCAATCAATCTAGTTGGAGAAGTTGCAGTTGTTGCCAATTGCAGTGCAGGGCAAGAGGAACAAGAATAGGAGGAATGTAGATAGATGTGCTTGCCTTTTGTCGTCCGTTTGGTGATGGTTAGGGAGAGGTTTCAGTTGGTGGCGCAAATCCTACCACTCTGTCAGAGTCAGACCTACCCCCAACATCTCCAATGCCAGACGGTTATGTGCAGGTTCTACTTCCAGGACAGCAATTAGGGCACCAACTATCGAAAGCCACACGCGTTACTTAAGTGCTGATGGACGCCATGTAGATGTAGTATGTCGGCAAAAGCCTTCAGCGTTACGTGATCGGATTAATTCTGAACCAGTCCCTAATTTGGACAAGGCAGGACAGCAAGTGCAGAGGAAGAATGTATTTTTACGTTTACGTACCTCGGTCATGGTGGGCCGCCACGCGGCGGCGGACCTGGCGCAGAGCGAGGCGACGAACATGAGCCGCCGGAGCTGGCCGGCGTCGTAGCCGGCGTCGCCGAGCCGCGGGTCCACCAGGCCTTGCACCACGCCGTCCTTGAGGTATGGCTTGGCCCATGCGAGGAGGCTCATGTGGGAGCCGTCGACGGGCTTGCGGCCGGAGATGAGCTCCAGGAGGAAGACGCCGAAGGCGAACACGTCCGTCTTCTCGTCGACGATGCCGTGCGTGAAGTACTCCGGCGCCAGGCACCTGCACGCATGCCCACAGAGGGAGGGGAGTCAGTCAATGCCACGtcgccgtcttcttcctcctcctcttcttcttcaatgcGGCACGTACGTACCCACTGTGCAGCTCCGCTACCGGACAGAGGGAAAAGAGAGGAGAGGAAAGCTTTGACTGACCCGAATGTGCCCTCGATGGGCGCGATGGCGTGGTGCGTCCACTCCGACGGCAGCCACCGTGCGAGCCCGAAGTCGGAAATCTGCGTGCGTGCGTGAAGCGACGTCTGTCAGCCATTGCCGCCGTCGAACAGAGGAAGCAGGAGCAGAGTGACGCCGTACCTGGGGCTGGTAGTCGGCGTCGAGGAGGATGTTGGAGGCCTTGATGTCCCGGTGGATGATCCGGCGCGCGCAGCCCTTGTGGAGGTACCGGAGCCCCCGCGCGGTGCCCACCGCCACGCCGTGCCGCTGGCTCCACGTCATCACCGGCCGCTTCTCGTCTGCACCGCACCTCGTCAGTCAGGCGAAACGTACATTGGGGAGGGGAGAAAGAAAGCAGAGCATGCGGTGTGGAGAGAGAAGTGAGAGATCACCGTGGAGGTTGGCGGAGACGGAGCCGCGGGTGGAGAAGTCGAAGACGAGGTGGAGGCCGCGGTCGACGCAGCAGCCGAGGAGGGAGGAGACGTTGGGGTGGCGCACGTGGCCCACCGTGCCCAGCTCCGTCAAaaagtccttctccttcttctcgtccgccggcgccgccgccagccgcttCACCGCCACGGCGCGCCCGTCCGCCAGGATCCCGCAGTATACCTCGCCGTAGCCGCCACGCCCCACCACGTTGtctgcacgcacgcacgcacgcgtgACCCATTCGTTCACTCACTCGCCGTAACGCCGGGGAAACGAGAAAGAAACGGCGGCCACGAACAGCCGGACTGAAAGAAACTCTTTCTGTTACCTGGGTGGAAGCCGTTGGTGGCCTGGTCAACCTCCTCGTAGGAGAAGCACCTCCATGCGGGCTTGCTCGGcgccggtggcggcggcgggggctcGGCCTCGACGACGCAGTCGTCATCAGGGTTGCTCCGGCGGCCGATGGAGAGGAGCCGTTTCAGGCTCCGGCTCCTGAGGTAGttcatcctcctcctctcccgCCTCTACCTATCTACCTCTACCACCCAATCCGGCGGCCGGCGGAGcagacgcacgcacgcacgcacgcgcacTCTGCTAGCGAGCGTAGGAGGAGCAGTGTGGTTCCGAGGTCAAGCGAGGGGGATACGAGGGCATTGAATGCCCGGGCAGCTCAAGCAAGCGAAGAAACTGCTCTGCATTCAGCAGGGCATTAAATCGGGCGCGTAACTGCTCCCCTGCGTCGTCGCGTGCGCTCAGGCTCAAGTCTAGCGGGAGCGCTCAGCTCAGTCAGTCACGAGTGgggtggagggagggagggaaggtggaagaagaaggaggagaggagggacgtCGCAGTCCGTGCCGTGCCAGTGCCTCGGCGGGGAGGGAACAGCACAGAGAGGCGCGATACGATGCGATGCGATGCCGCTCCCTTCTTTTATATCTGCTGTTTGCTTCTGGCGAAGAGGGACACGACGACGGTTGCGGGACCCGGCCGCCAACGGAAGCGGCTGCAGCACAGCACAGCACAGCACAGCACAGCCACAGCGTGCCAATAACCTTTCTTGTACCGGCACGGCACGGCCACGGCACGGGAGCGCGAGACAACACCCGGCGACGACGGCCATTAGCATCGTTTATTTTCACTTGAGCCATGGTCGTTCGCCGTCGTTTGATCGATCCACAGAGCATGAGAGCAACCACAGGTGGCGTTGCTGCTGGTGCTGTGTTGGCGTGTTGGGTGCGGGCGGGCTGCTGGTGGTCTGATTGTTGGGCGCGCCAATGAATGCCGCCCGTCTGGCGGGGTGTGTGCGGCAATGGATTCGACAGTTATTGGCTTCATGGAGGGGATAGAGCTAGCTGAGCCTGAGCGTGACAAGTCACTCGTCTCCCATGCGTGCCTGACGAGGGGAGCGCGTACCGGGGGTGGTTTTCGAGACACAATTTCGCACCTGCTGCCCGGGAACAATTTCCATGTGATTCCGTCGCCGGTAGAGCTAGCTGACGCAAGACGAGAGCCGATGTTCCGTGACAACTCGCAGATATGGCATCATGGGATTGCAACGAGAATTTGGAAACATAGGAATAGAAAATATGTATGATTAAGATTAAGATGCATATATCTATATCTCtatctaataataaagaggctatcgctttcgtcggaaaacccaccgaggtgatatTACAAAAAagtccttactgtttatgacattaaactcgtagtatatattaaatattttttaaaatattcatatcttttaaaccgtaactccaaatttaacatattatacatgaaatttgattagaaaaatatgtagaatttaaatatgatattattttatctgttaaacgtttaataaaaatactatctaaggtgcaatcttaataaataagtcattattcgtctttctttcataccggcactcatccgggttggggatgaacacgtcaacaaaatcaggattagagatgaaactgaaggtcacttgactgattctttgtacgtattaaatctacatgcaagccgtgttaagatataagacctgtgaaattttgaactgcatttttgtaggataagaccatctttatttgtatcgtaactataaattctcaaattatagacatttttataaattaagagcgtgtgccgtgtggtatttctttctcccgttgcaacgcatgtgcccttttgctagtctatatctatatctatacctaataataaagcggctattgtttccgtcggaaaacccactgcggcatttttataaaaacaactctgtatttttgttattcaacccgcgttccatcatttatctgcaacgcaaaaggaaaaaacgattcgctgcaaaaattatactcgTACGCATCGCTCCTTCCGTCgatcctgggccaccctggcctgtgcccaggccgccgccacaacactcgccgccgcggccgacctcaaccgccaccgctgccgatctcaacccacccgcatccgcggccgtacctctccccgctcactgcccctgttgcggcgctcgagcgcatcgcgtcgaccctggtccatcctggcctgtgcccaggccgctgccagacCACTCGCTgctgcggccgacctcaaccaccactattgtcgatctcaacccacccgcctccgcggccgtacctctgcccgcttgctgcccccgtttcggcgctcgagcgcagcttctggatcaaatcaacgcgacaactacagtgactggggatgatgcgtctgctcgatgcagagcggcggcggcgcgcgaataaggcgcggcggagcgaagtacttgcaggttgaggcgggcctccatggctcacacggggaactccgaggttatggtgcggcaacgacgactccttatggccagatagaggcgcctaacccttgctcccctcatcgtataccctcctccggcaggaactcatcatctggtgagatcccctccccatgcctccaaccgtgtgccaagcaccggcaagaaattttgttttgtggggatttgtttgctgatgaatgaatgtattgaatgtaagattgtattgttgtagagacagagaatggaacaccaccttcagtttgtcatctgatcccacattctctaccccatgagtgaaataagataacagtcaattgatcaattcacgtagcctctttgttttgttttgcttgtcccgctcaatttctcatccttGTGGaagtaacaatggacgggttgatttctcaacaaaataggataagaCTAActtcattagttagttagcttattatttaataaatcaaaatgattataaaaaaattaaaagcgtgtggtatttttttctcgccttgcaacgcacgggcccttttgctagtactaCTATAATTTACGTAAGATTCGAAACTTATAGAGGACTAAAAAGAGATAAGAATgcaagtgcataataaagtttaggTCTTGCACAGGTtagcttaggccctgtttggaaccacaatagattataataatctggattatgaaaatagattatataatctggtttataaaaataatccaggtggacatgtttggaggccaaattatataaactgtaattcaggttttacattgtacaatgacatgtctgCCCTGTTTATAAAAATAGGACAGTGGCGGTGGCAGTAGGTAATTATCTCCAAGTTTACAAGGATAATAGGTCAttagtaatccataatctgattataTAATTTAAAATAATCTATGAGTttataataatctggtcatctagtttttataatttaaaatataaactgtcctgtttggaaacacaatagattataaaaccagattatataatctgggtggttccaaagaGGACCTTACACAAGAAAAAAGCAAAagtgtttttttttctctttcacgAGAGGCATAATTTTGCTTATGGCGAAGGAACATGTTTACTTCCCCGAAATATACAACTATGCCTCACAGAAATGAAAAAAAGTGGGGAAACAATCatgcttccttttcttcttccatattttttgtgaaaaaagttcatcgaaaccTATTAAGATGGAAACTAGTTTTAAAGACCTCGACGCTAAAAATCCAATGCTGAAAATGGTtcatggtttgagagataaaatgTTTGAATAAACGAATACGAAAAAAGGGAACTCACGGGTTGTGACAAGTGTCGCACATGCAATGCGTCATTTGTCGCAAACTGAGAATATGGGAGTGACATTTGCAAAAGGTACCTGATGcgtactacgcaactttattcttgaagattttgttggatcTTCAAGAGCACAGTTTTGTACGACAACATCAAATTTAGCTCCGGTAGAGAACCTAAGATCTATCAATACATGGGTGGCGTAAGAAAGATGGTTCTTTATCAAGCAActctacaatcaaatacaagtaatctGAATACATGTATGGGTACACAAGTTCGACGAAAACGTGATGATAGATGTGTAATATGATGGTagaaataggtttttgtaatctgagaaTAGAAACAACAAGGTAGGAAATAAATATAATAGGAAAAATGGTGTCTCAATGCATGAAAACAAGGCttaggattcatactttcactcGTGCCAACTGCCAACATCATTAATATAAATAAACCATATGATAAGCGTGAAAGTGCAACAGAGAATTACTCCAAAGCTTCTATTCTATCTTAGGAAGTAGGATGAAATTGGGTAGATAGAAAACCATCTCAAACTTGTGTTTACAATTAATCTATTGAACCACCCCAATGTGTCACAGATAGCCCTAGAGATCGTAGTATGATAACGCCATATGATACTTATCGTTCGACCTTTATGCCTATGGTACCCCGgtgcatcaagtgatctcaaatccaaaatattcaatccaacataaagaaATTTTAGAGAGCAAGACTCAGTTCACCACTAAAAGAGATAGAGTGGaatgaacatcataagatccaactttaTTTATAAAATGAATGATACAATCAAGATTGGAATCAATTAAGAACATGAAAGAGAGAGGGATCAAACACATATCTACTAGTACAAACCCTTAGCCCCAaagatgaactactcacacatcaccatggaggtggcaaggttga
This window encodes:
- the LOC123428090 gene encoding probable receptor-like serine/threonine-protein kinase At5g57670, which gives rise to MNYLRSRSLKRLLSIGRRSNPDDDCVVEAEPPPPPPAPSKPAWRCFSYEEVDQATNGFHPDNVVGRGGYGEVYCGILADGRAVAVKRLAAAPADEKKEKDFLTELGTVGHVRHPNVSSLLGCCVDRGLHLVFDFSTRGSVSANLHDEKRPVMTWSQRHGVAVGTARGLRYLHKGCARRIIHRDIKASNILLDADYQPQISDFGLARWLPSEWTHHAIAPIEGTFGCLAPEYFTHGIVDEKTDVFAFGVFLLELISGRKPVDGSHMSLLAWAKPYLKDGVVQGLVDPRLGDAGYDAGQLRRLMFVASLCARSAAAWRPTMTEVLELLESAEISQERWQMPEEVVEEEFWDFDDLTDFEDDDDEDNYDDESDSPSIPSSACSIHAND